Proteins encoded together in one Anguilla anguilla isolate fAngAng1 chromosome 9, fAngAng1.pri, whole genome shotgun sequence window:
- the LOC118235842 gene encoding cyclic nucleotide-gated olfactory channel-like yields the protein MTGQVAEKSEDLSVHRLSVKTALEEEPERAESTLSRTQSVCDDTSSELQRVATIEPNGINSRNSFRGRGAMSRLVNLVVTLREWAHKSLMEEQQRPDSFLERFRGPELQAAPSRNSNDGKGDTKKKSHVFVVAPSDDMYYYWLFVISVAVLYNWCLLVARACFDELQTSSWILWLVLDYLSDVVYIMDTCVRLRTGFLEQGLLVKDLSKLRDSYVHTLQFKLDVVSILPTDLAYLATGIHTPQLRFNRLLRFPRMFEFFDRTETRTNYPNIFRICNLVLYILVIIHWNACIYFAISKSLGFGSDSWVYPNATDSVYGTLTHTYVYCLYWSTLTLTTIGEMPAPVRDEEYLFVVFDFLVGVLIFATIVGNVGSMISNMNATRADFQARIDAIKHYMQFRRVSKELEARVIRWFDYLWTNKKAVDEQEVLKNLPNKLRAEIAINVHLETLKKVRIFQDCEAGLLVELVLKLRPQVFSPGDYVCRKGDIGKEMYIIKEGRLGVVADDGVTQYALLTAGSCFGEISILNIQGSKMGNRRTANIRSIGYSDLFCLSKDDLMEAVTEYPDAKRVLEERGREILMKEGLLDENAATRPPAEEVDEKVVRLETSLDTLQTRFARLLSEYATTQQRLKQRITVLEQQLHRAGYVLPDAGESDNAVEHVPEKGGPGEGGPGEGGPGEGGPGEGGPGKSKPGDGGPD from the exons atgaCTGGCCAGGTGGCAGAAAAAAGTGAAGACCTGTCGGTCCATCGGCTGTCAGTGAAGACAGCTCTGGAGGAGGAgcctgagagagcagagagcactcTAAGCcg GAcgcagtctgtgtgtgatgaCACATCCTCCGAGCTGCAGCGGGTGGCCACCATTGAGCCCAATGGGATCAACTCGCGCAACTCTTTCCGTGGGAGAGGGGCCATGTCACG GCTGGTGAATTTGGTGGTGACCCTGCGAGAATGGGCTCACAAGAGCCTGATGGAGGAGCAACAACGGCCAGACTCCTTCCTGGAGCGGTTCCGTGGGCCCGAGCTGCAGGCCGCCCCAAGTCGCAACAGCAACGATGGCAAGGGGGACACAAA GAAGAAGTCACATGTCTTTGTCGTGGCACCCTCGGATGATATGTACTATTACTGGCTGTTTGTCAtttctgttgctgtgctttACAACTGGTGCCTCCTAGTGGCAAG AGCTTGCTTTGATGAGCTACAGACCAGTAGCTGGATTCTCTGGTTGGTGTTGGACTACCTCTCAGATGTTGTCTACATTATGGACACCTGTGTTCGGCTGCGAACAG GCTTCCTTGAACAGGGTCTCCTGGTAAAGGACCTGTCCAAGCTGAGGGACAGCTACGTCCACACACTGCAGTTTAAGCTGGATGTGGTGTCCATCCTTCCCACTGACCTGGCCTACCTGGCAACAGGCATCCACACACCTCAGCTACGCTTCAACAGGCTACTGCGCTTCCCTCGAATGTTTGAGTTTTTCGACCGCACAGAGACACGCACCAACTACCCCAACATCTTTCGCATTTGCAACCTAGTGCTCTACATCCTGGTCATTATCCACTGGAATGCCTGCATCTACTTTGCCATATCTAAGTCATTGGGCTTTGGTTCTGACTCATGGGTGTACCCCAATGCCACAGACTCAGTGTATGGCACACTGACCCATACCTATGTCTACTGCCTGTACTGGTCTACCCTTACCCTCACAACCATTGGAGAAATGCCAGCACCTGTCCGGGATGAAGAGTATCTGTTTGTGGTCTTCGACTTTCTGGTGGGCGTGTTGATCTTTGCCACGATTGTGGGTAATGTGGGCTCCATGATTTCCAACATGAATGCCACGCGAGCGGATTTCCAAGCTCGCATCGATGCCATCAAGCACTACATGCAGTTCCGGCGAGTCAGCAAAGAGCTGGAAGCACGTGTTATCAGATGGTTCGACTACCTGTGGACCAATAAGAAGGCAGTGGATGAGCAGGAGGTGCTGAAGAACCTGCCCAACAAGCTGCGGGCCGAGATCGCCATCAACGTGCACCTGGAAACGCTGAAGAAGGTGCGAATCTTCCAGGACTGTGAGGCAGGGCTGCTGGTGGAGCTGGTACTCAAGCTCCGCCCCCAAGTTTTCAGTCCCGGCGACTACGTCTGCCGCAAGGGTGACATCGGCAAGGAGATGTACATCATCAAGGAGGGCCGGCTAGGGGTGGTAGCGGATGATGGTGTCACACAATATGCCCTCTTGACAGCTGGCAGCTGCTTTGGTGAAATAAGTATCCTCAACATCCAGGGCAGCAAAATGGGTAACCGGCGAACGGCCAACATCCGGAGCATAGGCTACTCCGACCTCTTCTGCCTGTCCAAGGACGACCTGATGGAGGCTGTGACAGAATACCCCGACGCCAAGCGagtgctggaggagaggggacGGGAAATCCTGATGAAGGAGGGGCTGCTGGATGAGAACGCGGCCACCAGACCGCCGGCGGAGGAGGTGGATGAAAAGGTGGTGCGGCTGGAGACTTCACTGGACACGCTGCAGACGCGCTTTGCCCGGCTGCTCAGCGAGTACGCCACCACGCAGCAGAGACTCAAGCAGCGCATCACTgtgctggagcagcagctgcaTCGCGCTGGCTACGTCCTGCCTGATGCGGGCGAGAGCGACAACGCTGTGGAGCATGTGCCTGAGAAGGGTGGACCTGGGGAGGGTGGGCCTGGAGAGGGTGGACCTGGGGAGGGTGGGCCTGGAGAGGGTGGACCTGGCAAGAGCAAACCAGGGGATGGTGGGCCTGACTAG